Proteins encoded by one window of Cannabis sativa cultivar Pink pepper isolate KNU-18-1 chromosome 4, ASM2916894v1, whole genome shotgun sequence:
- the LOC133036927 gene encoding uncharacterized protein LOC133036927 — MGALCTSRRKIGGRIGPLQQPADIGASWLNIPKHSFILWLSMLNRIKTKDRLQYMDLENSKCLLCNIEDEIVPHLFFECSFSLECLEKVKSWLNWGMAATTLERIIRWLRRAKISKVKKSILVDVIAALVYEIWRTRNNIFW; from the exons ATGGGTGCATTATGTACATCAAGGAGGAAAATTGGTGGTCGTATAGGGCCACTCCAACAGCCAGCTGATATTGGCGCAAGCTG GTTAAACATTCCCAAGCATAGTTTCATCCTATGGCTTTCTATGCTTAATAGAATCAAAACAAAAGACAGGTTGCAGTATATGGATCTTGAGAACTCAAAATGTTTACTTTGCAACATTGAAGATGAGATTGTGCCTCACTTATTTTTTGAGTGTTCCTTCTCTTTAGAATGCTTGGAAAAGGTGAAATCATGGCTGAATTGGGGAATGGCAGCTACTACCTTGGAAAGAATTATAAGGTGGTTAAGGAGGGCAAAAATAAGCAAGGTAAAGAAGTCAATCTTAGTTGATGTCATAGCAGCTCTTGTTTACGAAATATGGCGCACAAGAAACAATATTTTTTGGTAA
- the LOC115715322 gene encoding E3 ubiquitin-protein ligase RKP: protein MAEDSLRIGGLSSGLAVLLNGEDSKVGSSKSWLVSNCDDFGHQSVERTLEYIFGIPIKSIGSISDQINSNLVRDIIKKECSDFFSDSGAVLRHRDGICVVDNGGGPHKIALEESSICGDIRIIRPPLLVESLAMFSSVRANACLWKGKWMYEVILETSGVQQLGWATISCPFTDHNGVGDAVDSYAFDGKREKKWSKEAESYGQSWCAGDVIGCCIDLDQHEITFYRNGISLGVAFRGIRQMGPGFGYYPAISLSQGERCELNFGSRPFKYPVEGYLPLEPPPTVNTCAFQLLSCLSRLLDIDCVERAGHSSLEKLRRLKRFVSFEDLFLPVTHGICEELFALLEENGQSIEYIASGPFLSFMMDVFGVQAPHDYLSLDRILDVFLEFHGSTPLFEHILNALSCGCKTARLVLTDCPCSGSYPYLALACHLLRREQLMVLWWKSTDFEFLFEGFLSRKCPNKQDLESIMPSVWWPGSCEEVSYESSMLLTTTALSEAISKIEEKHRDLCRLVIQFIPPVMPPQLPGSVFRTFLQNLLLKNRGADRNLPPPGVSSNSVLVSLYTVLLHFLSEGFGMGDICSWLKRSENGSDVGFLHRGGERSFPVGLFLKNDSHRTDISRLGGSFNHLLKLHLVNDEDDEVVRWEEGCMDDEETRVTHLSRQKPCCCSNYDADFARSLKNPIRYINKGSRSHCGPISERSAHVAAECSAGSLNDEIADKPSSSDQSESEFGYHSVQQLRFVPRESNMSSATLREEELLDVLLLLYHIGLAPNFKQASYYMSHQSQSISLLEEVDKQIRERACSEQLKRLKEARNNYREEVIDCVRRCAWYRISLFSRWKQRGMYATCIWTVQLLLILSKVDSLFLYIPEFYLESLVDCFHVLRKSDPPFVPSSIFIKQGLASFVTFVVTHFNDPRISSAELRDLLLQSISVLVQYKEYLAVFESNKAATQRMPKALLSAFDNRSWIPVTNILLRLCKGSGFCSSKHGESSLSSVMFQRLLREACINDEELFSAFLNRLFNMLSWTMTEFSVSVREMQEKYQVLDFHQKKCSFIFDLSCNLTRVLEFCSHEIPQAFLRGTDTNLRRLIELIVFILNHITCAADAEFFDLSVRRNGQSLDKVNRGMILAPLVGIILNLLDASEHMKFAENNDVVAIFASMDCPARVHCGFQFLLDYNWGGSFRGDSYLTKLEQLEDFLALLISRSESEKVGEMGCEEETDVNDSICCICYTSEADARFVPCSHMSCYGCITRHLLNCQRCFFCNATVLEVVRIGEKTY, encoded by the exons ATGGCAGAAGACAGCCTCCGAATTGGTGGGCTTTCTTCTGGGTTGGCTGTGTTATTGAATGGTGAGGATAGTAAAGTGGGTTCATCAAAATCTTGGCTAGTTTCTAATTGTGATGATTTTGGCCATCAATCAGTTGAACGAACTCTTGAATACATATTTGGCATCCCTATCAAATCAATTGGTTCAATATCAGATCAAATCAACAGCAATCTAGTCCGTGATATTATAAAGAAGGAATGTTCTGATTTTTTTTCAGATTCAGGTGCTGTCCTCAGACATAGAGATGGAATTTGTGTTGTTGATAATGGTGGTGGACCCCACAAAATTGCTCTTGAAGAATCCAGTATTTGTGGTGATATCAGAATCATCAGACCACCTTTGCTTGTAGAGAGCTTAGCTATGTTCAGCAGTGTTAGGGCTAATGCTTGTCTATGGAAAGGGAAATGGATGTACGAAGTTATATTAGAAACCTCAGGTGTCCAGCAGTTAGGATGGGCAACTATTTCCTGCCCTTTCACTGACCATAATGGTGTAGGTGATGCTGTTGATTCTTATGCTTTTGatggaaaaagagaaaaaaaatggaGCAAAGAAGCTGAATCATATGGGCAGTCATGGTGTGCCGGTGATGTTATTGGGTGCTGCATAGATCTAGATCAGCATGAAATAACATTCTATAGAAATGGCATTTCTCTTGGTGTGGCTTTTCGTGGGATTCGTCAGATGGGACCAGGGTTTGGATATTATCCTGCAATTTCTCTTTCTCAAGGTGAAAGATGCGAATTAAATTTTGGTTCCCGCCCATTTAAGTACCCCGTTGAAGGATATCTCCCTTTAGAGCCACCTCCAACAGTCAATACTTGCGCTTTTCAGTTACTTTCTTGCTTATCAAGGCTGTTGGATATTGACTGTGTGGAGCGGGCTGGACATTCTTCTTTGGAGAAATTGAGGAGGCTGAAGAGGTTTGTTTCATTTGAAGATCTCTTTCTTCCTGTTACTCATGGGATATGTGAGGAACTCTTTGCCTTGCTTGAAGAAAATGGTCAGAGCATAGAATATATTGCTAGTGGTCCATTTCTGTCATTCATGATGGATGTGTTTGGAGTGCAAGCACCGCATGACTATTTAAGTCTTGATAGAATTCTTGATGTCTTCCTAGAATTTCATGGATCAACTCCATTGTTTGAACACATATTAAATGCCCTCTCCTGTGGGTGCAAAACAGCTAGATTGGTCCTGACAGATTGCCCTTGTTCGGGGTCATACCCCTATCTTGCATTGGCTTGTCACTTATTGAGGAGAGAACAGCTTATGGTTCTTTGGTGGAAATCAACAGATTTTGAATTTCTTTTTGAAGGTTTTCTTTCACGGAAGTGCCCAAACAAGCAAGACCTTGAGTCTATCATGCCATCTGTTTGGTGGCCTGGTTCATGTGAAGAAGTGTCATATGAAAGCAGCATGTTGTTGACGACTACAGCTTTATCTGAAGCCATTAGTAAG ATTGAGGAGAAACATAGGGACCTTTGTCGCTTAGTGATACAGTTCATACCTCCTGTAATGCCTCCTCAGTTACCTGGTTCGGTGTTTAGGACATTTTTACAAAACCTCTTATTGAAGAACAGAGGGGCAGATCGCAATCTCCCACCTCCTGGAGTTTCTAGCAATTCTGTTCTGGTTTCTTTGTACACAGTTCTACTTCATTTTCTATCAGAAGGCTTTGGCATGGGGGACATCTGCAGCTGGCTGAAGAGGAGTGAAAATGGTTCTGATGTTGGTTTTCTTCATAGGGGTGGTGAGCGGAGTTTTCCAGTTGGCCTGTTCCTAAAAAATGATTCCCATCGAACAGACATTTCTAGGCTTGGTGGTTCTTTtaatcatttattgaaattgcATCTTGTcaatgatgaagatgatgaagtAGTTCGGTGGGAAGAAGGCTGTATGGATGATGAAGAAACAAGAGTAACTCATTTAAGCAGGCAAAAACCATGTTGCTGCTCAAATTACGATGCTGATTTTGCTAGGAGCTTGAAGAACCCTATTAGATACATAAACAAAGGTTCTCGTTCTCACTGTGGCCCTATTTCAGAGAGATCTGCTCATGTTGCTGCAGAATGCAGTGCTGGAAGTTTAAACGATGAGATAGCAGACAAACCAAGCTCCAGTGATCAATCTGAATCTGAGTTTGGTTACCATTCTGTGCAGCAGTTGAGGTTTGTACCCAGGGAGAGTAACATGTCTTCAGCGACATTAAGAGAAGAAGAACTTCTTGATGTTTTGCTGTTGCTGTATCATATAGGTCTTGCACCCAACTTTAAGCAG GCTTCATATTACATGTCTCACCAATCACAATCAATATCCCTACTTGAAGAAGTGGATAAACAAATAAGAGAACGAGCATGTAGTGAACAACTTAAGCGTCTGAAAGAAGCTCGTAACAATTACCGGGAAGAAGTTATAGATTGCGTCAGACGTTGTGCATG GTATCGCATCTCTCTGTTTTCTCGATGGAAGCAAAGAGGAATGTATGCAACATGCATCTGGACAGTCCAATTGCTTCTAATTCTTAGTAAAGTGGATTCACTGTTCTTATACATACCTGAATTTTATCTGGAATCTCTG GTTGATTGTTTTCATGTGTTGCGTAAGAGTGATCCTCCATTTGTCCCATCATCAATTTTTATCAAGCAAGGGCTTGCCTCATTT GTTACTTTCGTAGTCACACACTTCAATGATCCTAGGATATCAAGTGCAGAACTAAGGGATCTTCTTCTTCAGTCTATCTCTGTATTGGTACAGTACAAGGAATATCTGGCAGTTTTTGAGAGCAACAAAGCAGCTACCCAAAGGATGCCGAAAGCATTGCTTTCTGCCTTTGACAACAGATCCTGGATCCCAGTAACAAACATTCTTCTGCGGTTGTGCAAGGGATCTGGCTTTTGTTCTTCAAAGCACGGAGAATCTTCGTTGTCATCTGTTATGTTTCAG AGGTTGTTGAGGGAAGCTTGCATAAATGATGAAGAGCTGTTTTCAGCATTTCTTAATCGCCTATTTAATATGCTCAGCTGGACAATGACTGAATTCTCAGTTTCAGTTCGAGAAATGCAAGAAAAATACCAG GTGTTAGACTTTCATCAAAAGAAATGCAGTTTCATATTTGACCTCTCGTGTAATCTTACAAGGGTTTTGGAATTCTGTTCCCATGAGATACCTCAAGCATTTCTGAGAGGAACTGACACGAACCTCCGGAGGTTAATAGAATTGATTGTCTTTATTCTAAACCACATAACTTGTGCAGCAGATGCTGAGTTTTTTGACTT GTCAGTTAGACGAAATGGTCAGTCTTTAGACAAAGTAAACAGAGGAATGATATTAGCACCTCTTGTTGGGATTATTTTAAACTTGTTGGATGCTAGTGAACATATGAAGTTTGCGGAAAACAACGATGTGGTGGCCATTTTCGCAAGTATGGATTGCCCTGCTAGAGTTCATTGTGGATTCCAGTTCCTATTGGATTACAACTGG ggTGGATCTTTTAGAGGGGATAGTTATCTTACAAAGCTTGAACAGCTAGAAGATTTCTTGGCTCTCCTTATTAGCCGTAGTGAGTCTGAAAAAGTTGGTGAGATGGGTTGTGAAGAAGAAACAGATGTGAATGACAGCATTTGCTGCATCTGTTATACCAGTGAAGCAGATGCTAGATTTGTGCCTTGTTCTCACATGTCTTGTTATGGATGCATAACAAGACATCTGTTGAATTGCCAAAGATGCTTCTTCTGCAATGCTACTGTTCTTGAAGTTGTCAGGATTGGCGAGAAAACATATTAA
- the LOC115715041 gene encoding uncharacterized protein LOC115715041 isoform X1: MFSSLKLQVPKPAINLDCNHIFARSIGSDRVSYDPRLPARPRRYVSVKSEYGTAGSSVPSHFNATVGTSSLSSSSLQLSQWNLTHRHVVMLNVVACAVAISATWLFCSAIPALLAFKRAAESLEKLMDVMREELPDTMAAVRLSGMEISDLTMELSDLGQEITQGVRSSTRAVRVAEERLRGLTNMTSTASLQGVTKSKTEAAGPPLAITVRGVREGIVKGRALWQMFFSIARFSRVALNYLANRTKRVAR; encoded by the exons ATGTTCTCTTCTCTGAAATTGCAGGTGCCGAAACCTGCAATCAACCTCGATTGCAACCACATCTTTGCCCGAAGCATCGGCTCCGACCGTGTTTCTTACGATCCCAGGCTGCCGGCCCGGCCCCGGAGGTATGTGTCTGTCAAATCGGAGTATGGCACCGCCGGGTCGTCGGTTCCTTCGCATTTTAATGCGACGGTAGGAACTTCGTCTTTGTCTTCTTCTTCGCTTCAGCTCTCTCAGTGGAACCTCACCCATCGCCATGTCGTTATGCTCAATGTAGTTGCTTGCGCG GTGGCAATTTCTGCGACTTGGCTCTTCTGCTCAGCAATCCCCGCGCTTTTG GCTTTCAAGAGAGCAGCTGAATCACTTGAGAAGCTCATGGATGTCATGAGAGAAGAGCTTCCAGACACAATGGCTGCTGTTAGACTATCCGGAATGGAGATTAGTGACCTTACAATGGAACTTAGTGATCTTGG CCAGGAAATCACACAGGGAGTTAGGAGTTCCACTCGAGCTGTCCGGGTGGCTGAGGAGAGGTTACGCGGCTTGACAAACATGACTTCAACAG CATCTTTGCAGGGGGTAACCAAATCAAAAACTGAGGCAGCTGGACCTCCACTTGCCATTACCGTGAGAGGTGTTAGGGAGGGCATTGTCAAGGGTCGAGCTCTCTGGCAGATGTTTTTCTCTATAGCCCGATTTTCTAGAGTGGCACTTAACTATTTAGCCAATCGGACAAAGCGGGTAGCTAGATGA
- the LOC115715041 gene encoding uncharacterized protein LOC115715041 isoform X2: MFSSLKLQVPKPAINLDCNHIFARSIGSDRVSYDPRLPARPRRYVSVKSEYGTAGSSVPSHFNATVGTSSLSSSSLQLSQWNLTHRHVVMLNVVACAVAISATWLFCSAIPALLAFKRAAESLEKLMDVMREELPDTMAAVRLSGMEISDLTMELSDLGQEITQGVRSSTRAVRVAEERLRGLTNMTSTGGNQIKN; encoded by the exons ATGTTCTCTTCTCTGAAATTGCAGGTGCCGAAACCTGCAATCAACCTCGATTGCAACCACATCTTTGCCCGAAGCATCGGCTCCGACCGTGTTTCTTACGATCCCAGGCTGCCGGCCCGGCCCCGGAGGTATGTGTCTGTCAAATCGGAGTATGGCACCGCCGGGTCGTCGGTTCCTTCGCATTTTAATGCGACGGTAGGAACTTCGTCTTTGTCTTCTTCTTCGCTTCAGCTCTCTCAGTGGAACCTCACCCATCGCCATGTCGTTATGCTCAATGTAGTTGCTTGCGCG GTGGCAATTTCTGCGACTTGGCTCTTCTGCTCAGCAATCCCCGCGCTTTTG GCTTTCAAGAGAGCAGCTGAATCACTTGAGAAGCTCATGGATGTCATGAGAGAAGAGCTTCCAGACACAATGGCTGCTGTTAGACTATCCGGAATGGAGATTAGTGACCTTACAATGGAACTTAGTGATCTTGG CCAGGAAATCACACAGGGAGTTAGGAGTTCCACTCGAGCTGTCCGGGTGGCTGAGGAGAGGTTACGCGGCTTGACAAACATGACTTCAACAG GGGGTAACCAAATCAAAAACTGA